Proteins encoded in a region of the Elaeis guineensis isolate ETL-2024a chromosome 7, EG11, whole genome shotgun sequence genome:
- the LOC140859048 gene encoding uncharacterized protein → MPKWQSPEPFQGAPLTEDLAPEVRPERVPEVEGRKRKKTLAWRSHSRKVAVEGASGSEEDLGDNPFNNRDLIKRLIEGYILLEVVERIILTNPELRVWDSLGSFLEIRHQLVANVEAVKIVKKEAARIEEGRLTEAARLEEKIVEVHSFQEALGKEG, encoded by the exons atgCCGAAGTggcagtcccccgagccctttcaaggagcccccctgACCGAGGATCTCGCTCCTGAGGTTCGTCCCGAGAGGGTACCCGAGgtcgaagggaggaagagaaagaagaccctggcctggAGGAGCCACAGTCGCAAGGTTGCCGTTGAGGGGGccagcggctccgaggaagatctgggggacaatcccttcaacaatagggacttgataaagaggcTGATCGAAGGGTACATTCTGCTCGAGGTCGTCGAAAGAATCATCCTCACTAAtcctgagctgcgggtctgggactccctgggatccttcctcgaa ATTAGGCACCAGCTGGTTGCCaatgtcgaggcggtgaagatcgtcaAGAAGGAGGCAGCTCGGATAGAGGAGGGTCGCCTAACCGAGGctgcccgcctcgaggagaagatcgtcgaggtccacAGTTTCCAAGAGGCACTGGGAAAAGAGGGAtag